Proteins found in one Asterias rubens chromosome 12, eAstRub1.3, whole genome shotgun sequence genomic segment:
- the LOC117297850 gene encoding alpha-amylase-like: MAASLMLVLAALSVVTCASYLDPHMLENRQTIVFMMGWNWADIAEECERYLGPNGFGGVQIMPANEHAIDVIEGKRTWFERYQPVSYKLESASGSEDELRDMVKRCNEVGVRVYADVVINHMAPNDYSTIGKGSAGSSFDMSTLSYPAVPYAALDFNVHNNKCPSSSGAIEDFGDKLQVRYCNLFGFPDLDTSVAHVRISIVDYLNKLIDVGVAGFFVAMAENIWPEDLDVMFNSLEDLNQEYFEPGVRPFISQRVRAAEGFPVKPSEYFSTGRVTEFAYGRAVSESFRGTIKTIASLENLQVDFNLMPSTSAFVFVDSPLLQRSSSSSSFREPGLSTMANAFMLAYPYGLTRVMSSYEFTEASDGPPTDEDGKTLPPVIETDSSCGNGWVCEHRWARIRNLVGFQNASADQPLANFWSNGNQQIAFGRGDKAFIVFNNEGNLLSQKLPTGLPEGKYCDVYNGQFDPQLCTCSGPTITVDGSGFVLFELDNSDTQVVAIHTNALVKDVNKEPGPGSTTATTTLKSATKPTSGQSPSSTTTPTEEANDESVDIIEAATVKPSVKPTQVPTSTKEQGTGDLTEAVTETPTTQPTQVSTSTKVPAEPVSSDLPEAVTEKTTMQTTQVPTSTKVPTGEPTGPGSSNLPEAVTEKTTMQTTEVPTSTKVPKEQGSTDLPEAVTKKPAMQPTVQTSTKEPTEGAITTTSTPTPMNRTMIFLHKDTEFGQFMFLRGGISHDLRSGCTVDAYTSACAISIRHHPQGDNPYFTAWQTGDNYLDWYGAERGQGTHDDVQAGGTPMIWTTNNPSNGAEVSVNGYGYTPLNQWGDNYWMVDIDVDCSKTEGGWFEMKGFLTNAGSSGWENDVSQEENCAGSAGGSRPHSSNNHFARCGFVNVFRFGQNECIIDTLN, encoded by the exons ATGGCAGCCTCTCTGATGTTGGTGTTAGCCGCATTGTCCGTTGTGACTTGTGCGTCTTATCTGGATCCACACATGTTAGAGAACAGGCAGACGATCGTATTTATGATGGGCTGGAACTGGGCAGATATCGCCGAGGAGTGTGAACG CTACCTCGGTCCCAATGGTTTTGGAGGCGTACAGATAATGCCAGCGAATGAACACGCAATCGACGTAATTGAAGGCAAGAGAACGTGGTTTGAGCGATATCAGCCCGTAAGCTACAAGCTGGAGAGCGCCTCTGGGAGCGAGGATGAGCTTCGTGACATGGTGAAAAGATGCAACGAGGTTGGCGTGAGAGTCTACGCGGATGTCGTCATCAATCACATGGCACCtaatg ATTATTCCACGATTGGCAAAGGTTCTGCTGGAAGTTCCTTCGACATGTCAACACTCAGTTACCCTGCAGTACCTTACGCAGCACTCGACTTTAATGTTCACAACAACAAATGTCCGAGCAGCAGTGGCGCCATCGAAGACTTCGGTGACAAACTACAGGTCCGCTACTGCAATCTATTCGGCTTTCCTGATCTAGACACGTCTGTTGCTCACGTTAGAATCTCCATCGTGGATTATCTGAACAAGTTGATCGATGTTGGTGTTGCGGGATTCTTCGTGGCCATGGCAGAGAACATTTGGCCAGAAGACCTGGACGTGATGTTCAACTCTCTGGAAGATCTGAATCAAGAGTACTTTGAGCCTGGAGTCAGGCCGTTTATATCTCAACGAGTGAGGGCAGCAGAGGGCTTCCCCGTCAAGCCGTCTGAGTACTTTAGCACGGGTAGAGTGACGGAGTTCGCTTACGGTAGAGCTGTCTCGGAGTCCTTTAGAGGAACCATAAAGACCATAGCTAGCTTAGAAAACTTACAAGTTGACTTCAATCTCATGCCAAGTACAAGTGCATTCGTGTTCGTGGATTCCCCTCTTCTTCAACGGTCAAGTTCCTCATCCAGCTTCCGAGAGCCTGGTCTCAGCACGATGGCAAATGCATTCATGTTGGCCTACCCGTACGGTCTTACTAGGGTAATGAGCAGCTACGAATTCACCGAAGCTAGTGACGGGCCACCAACAGACGAAGATGGTAAGACGTTACCACCAGTCATCGAGACAGACAGTTCGTGTGGTAACGGATGGGTTTGTGAGCACCGCTGGGCTCGTATAAGGAATCTGGTTGGCTTCCAAAACGCATCGGCAGACCAACCTCTCGCAAACTTTTGGAGCAACGGGAATCAACAGATTGCTTTCGGTCGAGGTGACAAGGCATTTATCGTCTTCAACAACGAAGGGAATCTACTCTCTCAAAAACTGCCCACCGGACTGCCAGAAGGGAAATATTGCGACGTTTATAACGGCCAGTTTGACCCACAGTTGTGCACCTGTTCTGGTCCTACCATAACAGTGGATGGGTCGGGCTTTGTCCTGTTCGAGCTCGACAACTCAGACACTCAAGTTGTTGCAATCCATACGAATGCCTTGGTCAAGGACGTCAACAAAGAACCAGGCCCTGGAAGCACCACCGCAACAACAACCCTAAAAAGTGCAACAAAACCTACTTCTGGTCAAAGCCCATCATCTACAACTACCCCTACCGAAGAAGCAAATGACGAGTCTGTTGACATAATAGAAGCAGCAACAGTAAAACCAAGTGTGAAACCAACCCAAGTTCCCACATCTACCAAAGAGCAAGGGACTGGGGACCTTACTGAAGCGGTAACAGAAACCCCCACTACGCAACCAACTCAAGTTTCAACATCAACCAAAGTGCCAGCAGAGCCAGTGTCCAGCGATCTTCCCGAAGCGGTTACAGAAAAAACCACCATGCAAACAACTCAAGTTCCAACATCAACCAAAGTACCAACAGGAGAGCCAACAGGACCAGGGTCCAGCAATCTTCCCGAAGCGGTTACAGAAAAAACCACCATGCAAACAACTGAAGTTCCAACATCAACCAAAGTGCCAAAAGAGCAAGGGTCCACTGACCTTCCCGAAGCGGTGACAAAAAAGCCCGCCATGCAACCAACAGTTCAAACATCAACCAAAGAGCCAACAGAAGGTGCAATTACCACCACTTCCACACCAACTCCCATGAACCGTACGATGATCTTCCTGCACAAAGACACTGAATTTGGTCAGTTCATGTTCCTTCGCGGTGGGATCAGCCATGACCTAAGGTCTGGTTGCACGGTAGACGCATACACGAGCGCTTGTGCCATTTCCATCCGCCACCACCCGCAAGGAGATAACCCATACTTCACCGCATGGCAGACCGGTGATAACTATCTGGATTGGTACGGGGCTGAGAGAGGACAGGGCACCCACGATGACGTTCAGGCAGGAGGGACGCCGATGATCTGGACGACCAATAACCCAAGCAACGGCGCGGAAGTTTCTGTGAATGGTTATGGGTATACACCGCTCAACCAGTGGGGAGACAACTACTGGATGGTGGACATTGATGTTGACTGTTCTAAGACGGAAGGAGGCTGGTTTGAGATGAAGGGGTTCTTGACGAACGCCGGCAGCTCAGGATGGGAGAACGACGTGTCTCAAGAGGAGAACTGTGCCGGATCTGCTGGGGGAAGCCGACCCCACTCTTCAAACAACCACTTCGCTAGGTGTGGATTTGTTAATGTCTTCAGGTTTGGGCAAAACGAATGCATCATTGACACGCTCAACTAG